In one window of Fictibacillus phosphorivorans DNA:
- a CDS encoding methylated-DNA--[protein]-cysteine S-methyltransferase codes for MCQIKTLLYYEEMESVIGPLTIIATENGICRLDFGSMEDNLPTLRSWMAKHFIKGELIHSPERLDDAVQQLHAYFAGNLHEFSVNYDLFGTAFQKKVWNQLTSIPYGVTCSYKEVAQGIGAPKAVRAVGSANNQNPVPVFIPCHRVIGSNGALVGYGGGLDKKEILLSIEQNSCKKTS; via the coding sequence ATGTGTCAGATTAAAACGTTACTCTATTACGAAGAAATGGAAAGCGTAATCGGACCGTTAACAATCATTGCAACGGAGAACGGAATCTGCCGTCTCGATTTTGGTTCAATGGAGGATAACCTTCCAACTTTACGTTCATGGATGGCGAAACATTTTATTAAGGGAGAGCTTATACACTCTCCAGAACGATTGGACGATGCCGTTCAACAACTACACGCTTATTTTGCAGGCAACCTGCATGAATTTAGTGTAAACTATGATTTATTTGGTACCGCTTTTCAAAAAAAGGTATGGAACCAGCTTACGAGTATTCCTTATGGCGTAACTTGTTCGTATAAGGAAGTCGCTCAAGGCATTGGTGCACCTAAGGCCGTTCGAGCTGTAGGCAGCGCAAATAATCAAAATCCAGTACCTGTTTTTATTCCATGTCACCGAGTGATTGGAAGTAATGGAGCACTTGTAGGCTATGGCGGAGGATTAGATAAAAAAGAAATATTGTTATCGATCGAACAGAATAGCTGCAAGAAGACATCCTAG
- a CDS encoding amidase domain-containing protein: protein MWMETLKAYIQNQSQWMIHADADGRGYFLREEQESFIRKKQMYTDRNAFIVNNQTNGSVLRTTESEDKVQVDYLVHYSFLIKHGFDFYVEEISQERRATFQDGDMKSDEPVNVEGNYRELPKIERENESITPTKGGYDRLAAVRYAERWWNTFNPAYKSFENDCTNYISQSLHAGGIPMTSQSIKSKGWWMRNNSWSYSWSVANAMRWYLSGSKSTLQAQEKSAAHLLLPGDVICYDFDGDGHYQHTTIVVAKDPSGEPLVNAHTTNSRMRYWGYEDSTAYTKRIQYKFFHIL, encoded by the coding sequence ATGTGGATGGAAACACTTAAAGCTTATATCCAAAACCAATCTCAATGGATGATACATGCAGATGCAGACGGACGAGGTTACTTTCTACGAGAAGAACAAGAAAGCTTCATTCGAAAAAAACAAATGTATACCGATAGAAATGCGTTTATCGTGAACAATCAAACGAACGGAAGCGTCTTACGAACGACTGAATCTGAGGATAAGGTTCAGGTGGATTATCTAGTCCATTACAGCTTTTTGATCAAACACGGATTTGATTTCTATGTGGAAGAAATCTCTCAAGAGCGACGAGCTACGTTTCAAGATGGTGATATGAAGAGCGATGAACCTGTCAATGTGGAAGGAAACTATAGAGAACTTCCGAAGATCGAGCGGGAGAACGAATCGATCACGCCGACAAAAGGTGGGTATGATCGGCTTGCTGCTGTACGCTATGCAGAAAGATGGTGGAATACGTTTAATCCTGCCTATAAATCTTTTGAGAATGATTGCACGAATTATATTTCTCAAAGTCTACATGCAGGTGGCATTCCGATGACTTCTCAATCGATTAAGTCGAAGGGGTGGTGGATGCGAAATAATTCTTGGAGCTATAGTTGGTCAGTAGCCAATGCGATGAGATGGTATTTATCCGGTTCTAAATCGACGCTTCAAGCACAAGAGAAATCAGCGGCGCATCTTCTTTTGCCGGGAGACGTGATCTGTTATGACTTTGATGGAGATGGCCATTATCAGCATACAACGATTGTGGTCGCAAAGGATCCTTCGGGAGAACCACTCGTAAATGCTCATACAACAAACAGTAGAATGAGATATTGGGGCTATGAAGATTCAACGGCGTACACGAAGCGCATTCAATATAAATTTTTTCATATTCTTTAA
- the trmL gene encoding tRNA (uridine(34)/cytosine(34)/5-carboxymethylaminomethyluridine(34)-2'-O)-methyltransferase TrmL, with product MAIHVVLFEPLIPANTGNIARTCAGTGAHLHLIHPLGFSLEDKYLKRAGLDYWEHVKLSHHDSLDAFYNEYPDGEFYYITKFGEQTYSNFDYSDSEKDVFFVFGKETKGLPREVIDANMERCLRIPMNEHIRSLNLSNTAAILIYEALRQQSFGELK from the coding sequence TTGGCTATACATGTTGTTTTATTCGAACCGTTAATACCTGCGAACACAGGAAACATCGCACGAACCTGTGCAGGAACAGGTGCACATCTGCATCTCATTCATCCACTTGGATTTTCTTTAGAAGACAAATACTTAAAGCGTGCTGGCCTTGATTATTGGGAGCATGTAAAATTGTCACATCATGATTCCTTGGATGCTTTTTATAATGAATACCCAGACGGGGAGTTTTACTATATCACCAAATTCGGTGAACAGACGTACTCCAATTTTGATTACTCTGATTCGGAGAAAGATGTTTTCTTTGTATTCGGAAAAGAAACGAAGGGACTTCCACGTGAAGTGATCGATGCAAACATGGAAAGATGTCTGCGTATCCCGATGAATGAACACATTCGTTCATTGAACCTATCGAATACGGCAGCGATCTTGATCTATGAAGCACTGCGTCAACAGAGTTTCGGAGAGTTGAAATAA
- a CDS encoding DUF5366 family protein — MQASMKKNVYMTGYLPLFSIILFSSGFSIYFERLLIDKLTYFGVYQGMQELFDDHVIHLSIGFCLFLLFFMMFAALKLLSDTLTHLSLFFFSKDTEGNLLQQGKGGSWYFFVGGMLAIVLNHSVLLIGIVFLVASLLYFFQFLLRISARLSTIGIMGMVFLHLFFWTGFGLLVVYTVMRLYNAFVAAIT; from the coding sequence GTGCAAGCATCGATGAAGAAAAACGTATATATGACAGGGTATCTTCCCTTGTTTTCTATTATTCTGTTCAGTTCGGGGTTTTCCATTTATTTTGAAAGACTCTTGATTGATAAGCTTACATACTTTGGTGTGTATCAGGGGATGCAAGAATTATTTGACGATCATGTGATTCACTTATCAATCGGTTTTTGTTTGTTTCTGCTGTTCTTTATGATGTTTGCAGCTCTTAAGCTGCTGTCTGATACGCTGACGCACCTCAGTCTGTTCTTTTTTTCAAAAGATACAGAGGGTAATCTGCTTCAGCAAGGAAAAGGCGGGAGCTGGTACTTTTTTGTTGGCGGTATGCTAGCGATCGTGCTGAACCATTCCGTTTTGCTGATAGGTATTGTGTTCCTTGTTGCCTCTCTTTTGTACTTTTTTCAATTTTTATTGCGGATCAGTGCGAGATTATCAACCATTGGTATCATGGGCATGGTATTCCTGCACTTATTCTTTTGGACAGGCTTTGGGCTCCTTGTTGTCTATACGGTGATGCGTTTGTATAATGCGTTTGTGGCTGCTATTACCTAG
- a CDS encoding transglycosylase domain-containing protein, with product MNQKLGLLTVLLLLGIVFFSFIGLRTEHENYIPFQKAISSLAQVENMKLDENSRLLDRNGDLLFEFKSDESRIYLNSNKIPEPVRQAFIATEDQGFNQHHGIDGKAIARAFITNSSAGSVEQGGSTITQQLSRNLFLTHERTYDRKLKELLISYKIEQQLSKEKILELYINSIYFQNGVYGIEKASRYYFSKPVGELSLAETAVLAAIPNNPRLYNPLTNFENTIKRQKWILLKMKEQGYINETTYEASLSQHINLKVSPPVVPFPEIVGYVKEELLSLLATSPSHKNLTTEELVIERDLLLKSGVVVETALDPRLQKEAVRALNKRLPYNGIEGSAVVVDHVSKQIVAMVGGKHVGLEEFNRATQAKRQPGSTIKPLLVYAPYVDVYGANSHSLISAARMCEGNYCPNNYGGASYGTVSLKKAMASSINTAAVRALSKTGVNKAFSYLEPFGFSSLTSDDHQLASALGGFSKGFSPLELTSAYTAFSSNGTFVKPRLITSVKDKNGKLLYAWKEKHVSVWSGKTNSVMREMLEAVTISGTARDARFAGSSYIGGKTGTTNDVRDLWFIGLTDRYTAGVWVGRDTPSSLHSIESSSPEVMIWRDIMIKAHQN from the coding sequence ATGAATCAAAAGCTTGGCCTTCTAACAGTGCTCTTACTGCTCGGTATCGTGTTCTTTTCATTTATAGGTTTAAGAACAGAACACGAAAACTATATTCCTTTTCAAAAAGCAATTTCTTCTCTTGCTCAAGTGGAGAATATGAAACTTGATGAAAACAGTCGCCTCCTTGATCGAAACGGTGATCTTCTTTTTGAGTTTAAGAGTGATGAGAGTCGAATTTATCTGAATTCCAACAAAATCCCTGAACCTGTGCGTCAAGCTTTTATTGCTACCGAAGATCAAGGATTCAACCAGCATCATGGGATTGACGGAAAAGCGATTGCCCGGGCTTTTATTACGAATTCATCAGCAGGATCTGTTGAACAAGGTGGCAGTACGATCACACAGCAGCTGTCACGAAATCTATTTTTAACACACGAACGTACATATGACCGAAAACTAAAAGAGTTACTAATCTCATACAAAATTGAACAACAGTTATCAAAAGAAAAAATCTTAGAGCTATACATCAACTCGATCTATTTTCAAAATGGTGTGTATGGAATAGAAAAAGCTAGCCGATATTACTTCAGCAAACCGGTCGGTGAGCTTTCGTTAGCTGAAACAGCAGTGCTCGCAGCCATACCAAACAACCCAAGACTTTATAATCCTCTTACAAACTTTGAGAACACGATAAAACGGCAAAAGTGGATTTTATTGAAGATGAAAGAGCAAGGATACATCAACGAAACTACTTATGAAGCATCACTTAGTCAACACATTAATTTAAAGGTTTCACCGCCTGTCGTTCCCTTCCCTGAAATCGTGGGTTATGTAAAAGAAGAACTTTTGAGTTTACTAGCTACCTCTCCTAGCCATAAGAATCTGACAACAGAAGAATTAGTGATAGAGAGAGATTTACTCTTAAAGAGCGGTGTTGTCGTTGAAACTGCATTAGATCCTCGGCTGCAAAAAGAAGCAGTGCGTGCTTTGAATAAAAGGTTGCCCTATAACGGCATAGAAGGATCTGCCGTTGTTGTCGATCATGTTTCAAAACAGATTGTCGCTATGGTTGGAGGAAAGCATGTTGGTTTAGAAGAATTCAACCGTGCTACTCAAGCAAAAAGACAACCGGGTTCTACAATAAAGCCCCTTCTCGTCTATGCCCCTTATGTGGATGTGTACGGTGCAAATTCACACTCGCTCATTTCTGCAGCACGTATGTGTGAAGGTAACTATTGCCCTAACAATTATGGAGGAGCTTCTTACGGTACAGTCTCCCTAAAAAAAGCGATGGCGAGTTCCATCAACACTGCAGCTGTCAGAGCACTAAGTAAAACAGGAGTGAACAAGGCGTTCTCTTATTTGGAGCCATTTGGATTTTCATCTTTAACGAGCGATGATCATCAGCTTGCAAGTGCGCTCGGCGGATTTTCAAAAGGCTTCTCGCCTCTTGAGTTAACAAGTGCGTATACTGCATTTAGTTCTAATGGGACATTTGTAAAACCTAGGTTGATCACTTCAGTAAAAGATAAGAACGGAAAGCTGTTATATGCTTGGAAAGAGAAACATGTTTCAGTATGGAGTGGGAAAACCAATAGTGTGATGCGGGAGATGCTAGAAGCCGTAACAATTTCAGGAACAGCAAGAGATGCTCGTTTTGCGGGTTCCTCGTATATTGGCGGAAAGACAGGAACAACAAACGATGTGCGGGATCTTTGGTTTATCGGACTGACTGATCGTTATACGGCAGGCGTTTGGGTCGGACGTGATACACCGAGCAGTCTTCATTCTATTGAAAGTTCGTCACCCGAAGTGATGATTTGGCGGGATATTATGATAAAGGCACACCAAAATTAA
- a CDS encoding PrkA family serine protein kinase, which yields MDILSRIQLHREEEQRLAWEGTFAEYLDILRDRPFVAQSAHSRVYNMIKDAGISEKNGQKVYHFFSDQIFGLEESIERLVEEYFHPAAKRLDVRKRILLLMGPVSGGKSTLVTMLKRGLEQYTKTPAGAVYAIKGCPMHEDPLHLIPQHLRKEFFNDYGIRVEGSLSPLNTMRLEHEYDNRIEDVMVERVFFSEDKRTGIGTFSPSDPKSQDIADLTGSIDFSTIAEYGSESDPRAYRFDGELNKANRGMMEFQEMLKCDEKFLWHLLSLTQEGNFKAGRFALISADELIVAHTNESEYRSFIANKKNEALHSRIIVMGVPYNLKVSEEEKIYAKMISESDMSHVHIAPHALRVAATFSVLTRLKDSKKQGMDLLKKMRLYDGEIVEGFNHVDLEELKKEFADEGMSGIDPRYVINRISSAIIRKETPSINALDVLRSLKDGLDHHASISKEDKERFINFISAARKEYDDIAKKEVQKAFVYSYEESAKTLMDNYLDNVEAYCNKNKLRDPLTGEEMSPDEKLMRSIEEQIGISENAKKAFREEILIRISAYARKGKKFDYNSHERLREAIQKKLFADLKDVVKITTSSKTPDESQLKKINEVIARLVDEHGYNTTSANELLRYVGSLLNR from the coding sequence ATGGATATTTTATCGAGAATCCAACTGCATCGTGAAGAAGAACAGCGTTTAGCCTGGGAAGGTACCTTCGCTGAATACCTTGATATTTTACGAGATCGGCCATTTGTTGCCCAGTCTGCGCATTCAAGAGTATACAACATGATCAAAGATGCTGGCATTTCAGAAAAAAATGGTCAAAAGGTGTATCATTTTTTCAGCGATCAGATTTTTGGATTAGAAGAATCAATCGAACGACTTGTTGAAGAGTATTTTCATCCTGCCGCTAAACGCCTTGATGTTCGTAAACGTATTTTATTGTTGATGGGACCAGTATCCGGTGGTAAATCCACTTTAGTTACAATGCTCAAAAGAGGCTTAGAGCAATACACAAAAACTCCTGCAGGGGCGGTCTACGCGATCAAAGGCTGTCCGATGCACGAAGATCCGTTACATCTCATTCCACAGCACTTAAGAAAAGAGTTTTTTAATGATTATGGCATTCGAGTAGAGGGAAGTTTATCTCCTCTCAATACGATGAGACTTGAACACGAATATGACAATCGCATTGAAGATGTGATGGTAGAACGTGTTTTCTTCTCAGAAGATAAGCGAACAGGGATCGGTACGTTCAGTCCATCTGACCCTAAATCACAAGATATCGCTGACTTAACGGGAAGCATCGACTTCTCCACGATCGCAGAGTACGGATCAGAATCTGATCCGCGTGCCTATCGCTTTGATGGAGAACTAAACAAGGCGAACCGAGGAATGATGGAGTTTCAGGAAATGCTGAAGTGTGATGAGAAATTCTTGTGGCATCTCCTTTCTCTTACTCAAGAAGGAAATTTTAAAGCAGGAAGATTTGCATTGATCTCAGCGGACGAATTAATTGTGGCGCATACGAATGAATCGGAGTATCGCTCTTTTATCGCGAATAAGAAAAACGAAGCTCTGCACTCAAGGATTATCGTGATGGGCGTTCCGTATAACTTAAAAGTATCAGAAGAGGAAAAAATTTATGCCAAGATGATCTCAGAGAGTGATATGTCTCATGTCCATATTGCGCCTCACGCATTAAGAGTGGCAGCAACATTCTCCGTGCTGACACGATTGAAGGATTCTAAGAAACAAGGCATGGATCTTTTGAAGAAGATGAGATTATATGACGGTGAGATCGTAGAAGGATTCAATCATGTCGATCTTGAGGAACTAAAGAAAGAGTTTGCTGATGAAGGAATGTCTGGTATCGATCCGCGTTACGTGATCAACCGAATATCATCAGCGATCATCCGCAAAGAAACACCTTCTATTAACGCATTAGATGTTCTGCGTTCATTAAAAGACGGGCTTGATCATCATGCATCCATATCGAAGGAAGATAAAGAAAGGTTTATTAACTTTATCTCGGCAGCTCGTAAAGAGTACGATGATATTGCGAAAAAAGAAGTTCAGAAAGCGTTCGTTTACTCGTACGAAGAGTCTGCAAAAACGCTCATGGACAATTATCTCGATAATGTTGAGGCGTACTGCAATAAAAATAAATTACGTGATCCGCTTACTGGTGAAGAGATGAGTCCTGATGAGAAGTTGATGAGATCGATTGAAGAACAGATCGGAATCTCTGAGAATGCAAAAAAAGCATTCCGTGAAGAAATCCTGATCAGAATATCTGCTTATGCCAGAAAAGGAAAGAAATTTGACTATAATTCTCATGAGAGATTAAGAGAAGCGATTCAAAAGAAATTATTCGCAGATCTTAAAGATGTTGTAAAGATTACGACATCATCTAAGACTCCAGATGAGTCCCAACTGAAGAAGATAAATGAGGTCATCGCACGGTTAGTGGATGAACACGGATATAATACGACTAGTGCCAACGAACTACTAAGATATGTAGGTAGTTTACTGAACCGATAA
- the lepB gene encoding signal peptidase I: MSSTKKERNGLMDWIKAIGVALILAIIIKKFLIEQYVVYGESMMPTIQNGNRLIVNKIGYEISQPERFDLIVFKANPKEDYIKRVIGLPGDHIAYRDDKLYINNKPVEEPYLKEFKRFAGNRTLTGNFTLEEITGHDTVPKGKIFVLGDNRLHSIDSRHIGFVEMTDIVGEANIRYWPMDELKVFNGFKKE; the protein is encoded by the coding sequence GTGAGCTCGACTAAAAAAGAACGAAACGGATTAATGGATTGGATAAAAGCAATTGGTGTTGCACTTATTCTAGCTATTATTATAAAAAAGTTTCTGATTGAGCAATATGTTGTTTACGGAGAGTCTATGATGCCTACCATTCAAAATGGCAATCGTCTGATCGTGAATAAGATCGGATATGAGATCAGTCAGCCAGAACGGTTTGATCTGATCGTTTTTAAGGCAAACCCAAAAGAAGATTATATCAAGCGGGTGATCGGTCTTCCGGGAGACCATATTGCATACCGAGATGACAAGTTATATATCAACAACAAACCAGTGGAAGAACCTTACTTAAAAGAATTCAAACGCTTTGCTGGTAATCGTACCCTGACTGGCAACTTTACATTAGAAGAGATCACGGGACATGATACGGTACCAAAAGGTAAAATCTTCGTACTTGGTGACAACAGGCTGCACAGTATCGACAGCCGCCATATCGGTTTTGTTGAGATGACGGATATCGTGGGCGAGGCTAACATTCGTTATTGGCCGATGGATGAGCTTAAAGTTTTTAACGGTTTTAAAAAGGAATAA
- the yhbH gene encoding sporulation protein YhbH has product MSEPEKNNFVVSQENWSLHRKGYQDHQRHMEKVQEAIKNNLPDLISEENIILSNGRDVIKIPIRSMDEYKIRYNYDKNKHVGQGDGDSQVGDVVARDGRAGQSGAGKGKGPAGDKPGVDYAEAEVSIIELEEMLFKELELPNLKQKEQDEIVLEKIEFNDVRKKGLMGNVDKKRTILTAFKRNALIGKPSVAPIHNDDLRFKTWNEVIKPESKAVVLAMMDTSGSMGIWEKYMARSFFFWMTRFLRSKYEKVEIEFIAHHTEAKVVSEEDFFNKGESGGTICSSAYRKALELIETKYSSSRFNIYPFHFSDGDNLTSDNARCVKLVQQIMEHSNMFGYGEVNAYNRHSTLMSVYKNMDNPKFSHYILKEKADVYHAMKSFFKKNEVNI; this is encoded by the coding sequence ATGAGCGAGCCGGAAAAGAACAATTTTGTTGTGTCTCAGGAAAACTGGTCCCTCCACCGAAAAGGATATCAAGATCATCAAAGGCATATGGAAAAAGTGCAGGAAGCCATTAAAAACAACTTGCCGGATTTGATAAGTGAAGAGAATATCATTTTATCCAACGGGCGTGATGTGATTAAGATTCCAATCCGTTCTATGGATGAATACAAAATCCGATACAACTACGACAAAAACAAGCACGTAGGCCAAGGTGATGGAGATAGTCAGGTGGGGGATGTAGTAGCCAGAGATGGACGTGCCGGACAGAGCGGGGCCGGAAAAGGAAAAGGACCTGCAGGCGACAAACCAGGTGTCGATTATGCAGAAGCAGAAGTTTCGATCATTGAACTAGAAGAGATGCTGTTCAAAGAACTCGAACTGCCTAACCTTAAGCAGAAAGAACAGGACGAGATCGTACTCGAAAAGATTGAATTTAATGATGTTCGTAAAAAAGGGCTCATGGGGAACGTGGATAAAAAGAGAACGATTCTTACAGCGTTCAAACGTAATGCTTTGATCGGAAAGCCAAGTGTTGCTCCGATCCACAATGATGATCTGCGTTTTAAAACTTGGAATGAAGTCATCAAACCTGAATCGAAGGCAGTCGTCTTGGCCATGATGGATACTTCTGGTTCGATGGGTATCTGGGAAAAGTATATGGCGAGAAGTTTCTTTTTCTGGATGACACGCTTTTTAAGATCAAAGTATGAAAAAGTTGAGATTGAATTTATCGCACACCATACAGAGGCGAAAGTTGTTTCAGAAGAAGACTTTTTTAACAAAGGTGAAAGCGGCGGAACGATCTGTTCATCTGCTTATCGTAAAGCACTTGAGTTGATCGAGACAAAATATTCGTCGAGCCGTTTTAATATTTATCCTTTTCATTTCTCAGATGGAGATAACCTTACAAGTGATAATGCAAGATGTGTGAAGCTCGTTCAACAAATTATGGAGCACTCTAATATGTTTGGTTACGGTGAAGTGAATGCCTATAATCGTCATTCGACTTTGATGAGTGTGTATAAGAATATGGATAATCCGAAGTTTAGTCATTATATTCTAAAAGAAAAAGCGGATGTGTATCATGCCATGAAGAGCTTTTTTAAGAAGAATGAAGTGAACATTTAA
- a CDS encoding ComEC/Rec2 family competence protein, translating into MKTINKLAVFCLSFMLVLTIIPQEARADWFDPLTIHFLDVGQADCILIKAPNGQTMLIDGGDEHDGDKIISYLEKEGVTHLDIVVATHPHHDHIGSLDDVIRAFPVSVLYMPNLPYDTKYYHDLFRVINEKQIPVDRAKAGVNFKMGFSVKVEMLAPKGSYYKHINDYSAVIKIKHGKKNFLLMADAGAEEEKEILKRGGVKADVIKLGHHGANTGTTMEFLKKVKAKTAVISVGRNNPYQFPSKEVMYRLENRKMTVYRTDQLGAIIATSNGKKILFRTNVLH; encoded by the coding sequence TTGAAAACCATTAACAAGTTAGCCGTGTTCTGTCTAAGCTTCATGCTCGTGTTAACGATAATTCCTCAAGAAGCTCGAGCGGACTGGTTTGATCCGTTGACGATCCACTTTTTAGACGTTGGCCAAGCCGACTGTATTCTTATAAAAGCACCAAATGGACAAACGATGCTTATCGATGGTGGAGATGAACATGACGGAGATAAGATCATCTCTTATCTAGAAAAAGAAGGCGTTACGCATCTGGATATCGTTGTAGCTACTCATCCTCATCACGATCATATCGGTTCTTTAGATGATGTGATAAGAGCGTTCCCTGTGAGTGTACTGTACATGCCGAACCTCCCATACGATACAAAATATTATCATGATCTTTTTCGTGTGATCAACGAAAAACAAATACCGGTTGATCGCGCAAAAGCAGGTGTGAATTTTAAGATGGGCTTTTCTGTAAAGGTTGAAATGCTGGCCCCTAAGGGTTCGTATTATAAGCACATCAATGATTACTCAGCTGTTATTAAGATCAAGCATGGCAAAAAGAATTTTCTTCTGATGGCAGATGCAGGTGCTGAAGAAGAAAAGGAGATATTGAAACGTGGTGGGGTTAAAGCAGATGTAATCAAATTGGGTCATCATGGGGCTAATACGGGAACGACGATGGAATTCTTGAAAAAAGTCAAAGCGAAAACAGCTGTGATTTCGGTCGGCAGGAATAACCCCTATCAGTTCCCCTCGAAAGAAGTGATGTATCGTTTAGAGAACCGAAAGATGACAGTCTATCGAACAGATCAGCTTGGAGCAATTATCGCTACTAGCAACGGAAAGAAGATTTTGTTTAGAACGAATGTCCTTCATTAA
- a CDS encoding HAD family hydrolase, with amino-acid sequence MIKALVFDFDGTILDTETQHYNAFQELYQEHGSDLPLEVWGECIGTHSDFNPYEYLERQIDQKLDHEVLRAKKTERALALIAEQRELPGIIDYLEAAKELGLKVGLASSSSRKWVEEHLDRIGLKHHFEVIKTADDVERVKPDPALYLEAVKGLHVKPHEAIAFEDSVNGSMAAKRAGLYCVAIPNPVTKHMAFSDVDHQMGSLAELNLASLIQQAEKKG; translated from the coding sequence GTGATCAAGGCATTGGTGTTTGATTTTGATGGAACGATTCTGGATACGGAAACACAGCATTACAACGCTTTTCAAGAGTTGTATCAGGAACATGGAAGCGATCTGCCGCTCGAAGTGTGGGGAGAATGCATCGGTACCCATTCTGATTTTAATCCTTACGAATATTTAGAGAGACAGATCGATCAAAAGCTTGATCATGAAGTCCTACGAGCCAAAAAGACGGAACGTGCACTTGCTTTGATAGCAGAACAACGGGAACTTCCGGGAATTATAGATTACCTTGAAGCTGCAAAAGAACTAGGATTAAAGGTTGGCCTAGCATCAAGTTCTTCGCGAAAATGGGTAGAAGAGCATTTAGATCGAATTGGATTGAAGCATCATTTTGAAGTGATTAAAACAGCCGATGATGTTGAAAGAGTAAAACCAGATCCCGCGTTATATCTTGAAGCGGTTAAAGGCTTACATGTAAAGCCTCATGAAGCGATCGCTTTTGAAGACTCTGTAAATGGATCAATGGCAGCAAAAAGAGCAGGATTATATTGTGTGGCCATTCCTAATCCTGTTACAAAACATATGGCATTTAGCGATGTGGATCATCAGATGGGATCTTTAGCAGAGTTAAATCTTGCATCACTCATTCAGCAGGCAGAGAAAAAAGGGTAA
- a CDS encoding VOC family protein, with amino-acid sequence MVNVQGINHITIRVSNIESSKTFYRNILGAKIVHKGNTDIYLDVGGVWLCLIEMVNAKPIDKNQIGVDHVAFTVSEEHFPKAVQLLREQKVEITRGPIQRGGGNTVSFIDPDRNVIEFFTGSLQERMKNWK; translated from the coding sequence ATGGTTAACGTGCAAGGAATCAATCATATTACGATTCGAGTTTCTAACATAGAGAGTTCCAAAACATTTTATAGGAACATACTAGGTGCTAAAATCGTTCATAAAGGGAATACAGATATATACTTAGACGTCGGGGGAGTTTGGCTGTGTCTGATAGAAATGGTTAATGCAAAACCTATAGATAAAAATCAAATAGGGGTTGATCATGTTGCATTTACAGTTTCTGAAGAACATTTTCCTAAAGCAGTTCAGTTGCTGCGTGAACAAAAGGTTGAAATCACGAGAGGACCGATACAAAGAGGCGGGGGAAACACAGTTAGTTTTATCGATCCGGATAGAAATGTAATAGAGTTCTTCACTGGAAGCCTTCAAGAACGGATGAAGAATTGGAAGTAA